In Frondihabitans sp. PAMC 28766, a genomic segment contains:
- a CDS encoding DUF58 domain-containing protein produces MSLTRPESPEGRSAREGRVDTLSSTQGLTNARTRIVGNRTGFSADLLVFLVRLWRSFAAVVARWGRAASNVVTPVGWAMLGVAPAALIAGYALGWIELIAIGFASVVVLLLATLSAVGRNAFTISLDLPHERVAVGDDADGRVTVTNPTRRRVLGVTVEIPIGTGLAEITLPGLRGGDSVEESFAVPTSRRGVIPVGPVRTVRGDPIGLVRREVEWTGVTDLFVHPRTIGIPSTSTGLIRDLEGNATRDLTPSDISFHALREYVAGDERRHIHWKSTAKAGAYMVRQFEETRRSHLVIALSLANADFATEDEFELAVSVAASLGIRAIRDAREVSVVVSERTPEFAKRKTLAVKSLSTLTRTRLLDELSLVTFSESALAITDVARVTGEQVTGVSVAFLVVGSTTRITDLRAAAAAFPPGVEAVAIVCDPDTVPGMRRVADLTVLTVGYLDDLKQSLAKVVSV; encoded by the coding sequence ATGAGTCTGACGCGCCCGGAATCCCCCGAAGGGCGAAGCGCCCGCGAGGGGCGCGTCGACACGCTCTCGAGCACGCAGGGGCTGACCAACGCCCGCACGCGCATCGTCGGCAACCGCACGGGCTTCAGCGCCGACCTCCTCGTCTTCCTGGTGCGGCTCTGGCGGTCGTTCGCGGCGGTTGTCGCCCGATGGGGTAGAGCGGCCTCGAACGTCGTCACGCCGGTCGGCTGGGCCATGCTCGGCGTCGCACCGGCAGCTCTGATCGCGGGCTACGCCCTCGGCTGGATCGAGCTCATCGCCATCGGCTTCGCGTCGGTCGTCGTCCTCCTGCTGGCGACGCTCTCGGCGGTGGGCCGCAACGCCTTCACGATCTCGCTCGACCTGCCGCACGAGCGCGTCGCCGTCGGCGACGACGCCGACGGCCGGGTCACGGTGACGAACCCGACGCGGCGCCGTGTGCTCGGCGTCACGGTCGAAATCCCGATCGGGACAGGGCTCGCCGAGATCACGCTGCCTGGCCTTCGCGGAGGCGACTCCGTCGAGGAGTCGTTCGCCGTGCCGACCTCACGCCGCGGGGTCATTCCCGTGGGGCCCGTCCGCACGGTGCGCGGCGATCCGATCGGGCTCGTGCGCCGCGAGGTGGAGTGGACGGGCGTGACCGACCTCTTCGTGCACCCCCGCACCATCGGCATCCCCTCGACCAGCACGGGGCTCATCCGCGACCTCGAGGGCAACGCGACGCGCGACCTCACCCCGAGCGACATCTCGTTCCACGCCCTCCGCGAGTACGTGGCCGGTGACGAGCGCCGCCACATCCACTGGAAGTCCACGGCCAAGGCCGGCGCCTACATGGTGCGGCAGTTCGAAGAGACGCGGCGCAGCCACCTCGTCATCGCTCTGAGCCTCGCCAACGCCGACTTCGCCACCGAAGACGAGTTCGAGCTCGCCGTGAGCGTCGCCGCCTCCCTCGGCATCCGCGCGATCCGCGACGCCCGCGAGGTGTCGGTCGTCGTGAGCGAGCGCACGCCCGAATTCGCCAAGCGCAAGACACTCGCGGTCAAGAGCCTCAGCACGCTGACGCGCACGCGTCTGCTCGACGAGCTCTCGCTCGTCACGTTCTCGGAGTCCGCTCTCGCCATCACCGACGTGGCCCGGGTCACGGGCGAGCAGGTCACGGGCGTCTCGGTCGCCTTCCTCGTCGTCGGGTCGACCACTCGCATCACCGACCTGCGGGCCGCCGCCGCCGCGTTCCCTCCCGGCGTCGAGGCGGTCGCGATCGTGTGCGACCCCGACACCGTGCCCGGCATGCGGCGCGTCGCCGACCTCACCGTGTTGACGGTGGGGTACCTCGACGACCTCAAGCAGTCCCTCGCCAAGGTGGTGTCGGTGTGA
- a CDS encoding zinc-ribbon domain-containing protein, whose protein sequence is MRCPTCSSPLPDGAMFCGQCGRAITSADVAAFRAEQDAENEAAAATSATEIPAWSLQEPPAAQVPSGTPWWVAEREGGGGDGRDGKAAEAIPDAPRPSPLDEDDDGAPVSAPSAAALPEADDALSTDVGDEPVGADSPPQAVRHEDDAISAPHDDPLPPVEPAIEEPPVDPGRDGPPAPLRPPGSVSSGGGRPTSAPLWTASLTPVTETPAEGAEADAPDSHPAASEPDAGLADGGSSEASQPGAPLELAAPAERESTPDSQPASSLRAPEQHSEPDPASASSLRAPEQHSEPEPGDTNVIAPLVAPTAAREDGRLRCTVCGADLSADDIFCGECGTVVQSVAQSFTGPITPILTGPVTVPTTSEPREPAPDDAPTRSLADRPQDASPDTSPAEPPHAPRPAPLAPTPVAPAEQSPPPFVPDPEPAPKKRRLFGRRPQQEAPKLWSESAPPTPSAGPVPPMPSSDDASPAVADESIRDPEAGVAARPLGVDDVPVVPEAERAADPALAPLHATPLDAPPQTAEPVVAPLPPAPETPRSAAPWAVGSLTDDVEKTRIVARKPLGDAYVLQFSTGESFTVQGSGLVGRAPTPQPGESIDLLVRIVDPGKSVSKTHLEFGQDDGSLWVADRWSGNGTVVRLPSEAAKRAEPGKRVRVPRGARVEIGEQFFIVS, encoded by the coding sequence ATGCGTTGTCCCACCTGTTCGAGCCCGCTGCCCGACGGAGCCATGTTCTGCGGCCAGTGCGGCCGCGCGATCACAAGTGCCGATGTCGCGGCGTTCCGCGCCGAGCAGGATGCCGAGAACGAGGCTGCCGCCGCGACCTCCGCGACCGAGATCCCGGCCTGGAGCCTGCAGGAGCCGCCCGCGGCTCAGGTCCCATCCGGCACCCCGTGGTGGGTGGCCGAGCGAGAGGGCGGCGGTGGTGACGGCCGCGACGGCAAGGCTGCCGAAGCGATCCCGGATGCGCCGAGACCCTCTCCGCTCGACGAGGACGACGACGGCGCGCCCGTCAGTGCACCTTCCGCGGCAGCCCTTCCCGAGGCCGACGATGCGTTGTCGACGGACGTCGGCGACGAGCCCGTGGGCGCTGACAGTCCGCCGCAGGCAGTCCGCCATGAAGATGACGCGATCTCCGCTCCGCACGACGATCCGCTGCCACCCGTCGAGCCGGCAATCGAAGAGCCGCCCGTCGACCCCGGCCGGGACGGGCCGCCGGCACCGCTCCGGCCTCCGGGCAGCGTGTCGTCCGGTGGCGGCCGGCCGACGTCGGCTCCGCTGTGGACGGCATCGCTGACGCCCGTCACCGAGACTCCGGCCGAAGGGGCTGAGGCCGACGCGCCCGACTCGCATCCTGCCGCCTCCGAGCCCGATGCCGGCCTGGCCGACGGCGGCTCCTCCGAGGCGTCCCAGCCGGGCGCGCCCCTCGAGCTCGCCGCGCCTGCCGAGCGCGAGTCGACGCCCGACTCGCAGCCCGCGTCGAGTCTTCGAGCACCCGAGCAGCATTCCGAGCCCGACCCGGCCTCCGCGTCGAGTCTTCGCGCACCCGAGCAGCATTCCGAGCCCGAGCCCGGCGACACGAACGTCATCGCCCCGCTGGTCGCCCCGACCGCCGCCCGCGAAGACGGCCGGCTGCGCTGCACCGTCTGCGGCGCCGACCTGAGCGCCGACGACATCTTCTGCGGCGAGTGCGGCACCGTCGTGCAGTCGGTCGCCCAGTCGTTCACGGGCCCCATCACGCCGATCCTCACCGGCCCGGTCACAGTCCCCACGACGTCGGAGCCCCGCGAGCCGGCCCCGGATGACGCCCCCACCCGCTCGCTTGCCGACAGGCCTCAGGATGCCTCGCCTGACACCTCGCCTGCCGAGCCCCCACACGCCCCGCGCCCGGCTCCGCTCGCCCCCACGCCCGTCGCCCCGGCCGAGCAGTCCCCGCCCCCGTTCGTGCCGGACCCCGAGCCAGCGCCCAAGAAGCGTCGCCTCTTCGGCCGCCGCCCGCAGCAGGAGGCGCCGAAGCTCTGGTCCGAGTCCGCACCACCGACGCCTTCGGCGGGCCCGGTCCCGCCGATGCCTTCGAGCGACGACGCCTCGCCTGCCGTCGCCGACGAATCGATCCGCGACCCGGAGGCGGGCGTCGCCGCCCGGCCTCTCGGCGTGGACGACGTGCCGGTGGTGCCCGAAGCCGAGCGTGCTGCCGATCCTGCGCTCGCCCCTCTGCACGCGACCCCGCTCGACGCACCGCCGCAGACGGCCGAACCCGTCGTGGCACCGCTGCCTCCGGCCCCTGAGACACCCCGCTCGGCCGCACCGTGGGCCGTGGGATCTCTGACCGACGACGTCGAGAAGACGCGCATCGTCGCCCGCAAACCGCTCGGAGACGCGTACGTGCTGCAGTTCAGCACCGGCGAGAGCTTCACGGTGCAGGGGTCGGGCCTCGTCGGCCGCGCCCCGACGCCTCAGCCCGGCGAGAGCATCGACCTGCTCGTGCGGATCGTCGACCCCGGCAAGTCCGTGTCGAAGACGCACCTCGAGTTCGGCCAGGACGACGGCTCGCTCTGGGTCGCCGACCGCTGGTCGGGCAACGGCACCGTCGTGCGGCTGCCGTCGGAGGCCGCGAAGCGGGCCGAGCCGGGCAAACGCGTGCGGGTGCCCCGTGGGGCGCGGGTCGAGATCGGCGAGCAGTTCTTCATCGTCAGCTGA
- a CDS encoding transglutaminase domain-containing protein, with protein sequence MSLGFALLQCLGFAVIMAVAAITLWPVYRSTDFVVLVTVSLVVGSAIALVGTFLRLSSFWILLVTIVAFGVFGVAVAVPSQTQFGVLPTLDGLRELASGVALGWKQLITITLPVGGYQALLVPAFVLLLPGTVIGVTTALRSRRPELALVPPIVVFLGGIVLGSAEALLPLATGLGLLVVSVLWVVWWRLRRRRLAIARLTRATRRQITARGGTPPVRSGNGAVARRAIGGTVVTLVVAGAVAAGATTVLSPSHARWVARDAIAKPFDPRAYVSPLSGFRAYEQTPAVDADQLSVTGLSAGDFVRIATLDTYDGVDFSVGGSRTSGDSGTFTRVPTSFDQSKVVGRQTSIGVTVDSYSGVWLPTVGKLESIDFSGRDSANLRDAFFYNDTTGTAAVVGGIPGGVSYSLDAVVPAQPSTSELDSLTPGPASVPTPTNVPVALKTTLGDYVNGVSGQGARLLAAINGLKKNGYVSHGVGENEPVSRSGHGADRLTQLFTDPLMIGDAEQYSAAAALMADQLGFPARVVLGFSAGTEATGAAQKFTGSDITAVIEVDTAQFGWVTLDPNPTPRKIPDVKKTDPNQISRPQSVVQPPPQEADPPNNQTQPQSKQDSPALPPAWIAVVLAIVRIGAWVLLVAGLIMAPFIAIVGVKARRRLRRRRSRDAGRRITGGWQEFHDAVVDHGISPGPSATRAEVAAAVGGSRPAVLARVVDRSVFAPESVDPADADRVWNAVGEMRAHLDAGLTRWQRFRARVSTKSLRGYHGPKASKR encoded by the coding sequence GTGTCCCTCGGCTTCGCTCTCCTCCAGTGCCTCGGCTTCGCCGTGATCATGGCGGTCGCCGCCATCACGCTGTGGCCCGTGTATCGCAGCACGGACTTCGTCGTCCTCGTGACGGTGAGCCTGGTGGTCGGGTCGGCCATCGCCCTGGTCGGCACGTTCTTGCGTCTCTCGAGCTTCTGGATCCTGCTGGTCACGATCGTGGCCTTCGGCGTGTTCGGCGTGGCCGTGGCAGTGCCGAGCCAGACGCAATTCGGCGTGCTGCCCACTCTCGACGGGCTGCGCGAGCTCGCCTCAGGCGTCGCGCTCGGCTGGAAGCAGCTCATCACGATCACGCTGCCGGTGGGCGGCTATCAGGCCCTGCTGGTGCCGGCGTTCGTGCTGCTGCTGCCGGGCACCGTGATCGGCGTCACGACGGCGCTGCGGTCTCGCCGCCCCGAGCTCGCTCTCGTGCCGCCGATTGTCGTCTTCCTCGGCGGGATCGTGCTGGGCTCGGCCGAAGCCCTGCTGCCGCTGGCGACCGGGCTCGGTCTGCTGGTGGTATCGGTGCTCTGGGTGGTGTGGTGGCGGCTGAGGCGACGGCGCCTGGCGATCGCCCGACTGACACGAGCCACGCGCCGACAGATCACGGCGCGGGGCGGGACGCCTCCCGTGCGATCCGGCAACGGCGCCGTGGCTCGCCGGGCCATCGGCGGCACGGTCGTCACTCTCGTCGTCGCGGGGGCCGTGGCGGCCGGCGCGACCACAGTGCTGAGCCCCAGCCATGCGCGGTGGGTCGCCCGCGACGCCATCGCCAAGCCCTTCGACCCGCGTGCCTACGTCAGCCCCCTCAGCGGGTTCCGCGCCTACGAGCAGACCCCCGCGGTCGACGCCGACCAGCTGTCGGTGACGGGCCTCTCGGCGGGCGACTTCGTGCGGATCGCCACCCTCGACACCTACGACGGCGTGGACTTCTCGGTCGGCGGCAGCCGCACGTCGGGCGACTCGGGCACCTTCACGCGGGTGCCGACGTCGTTCGACCAGTCGAAGGTCGTCGGCCGTCAGACGTCGATCGGCGTCACCGTCGACTCGTACTCGGGCGTCTGGCTGCCGACGGTCGGCAAGCTCGAGTCGATCGACTTCAGCGGCCGCGACTCGGCGAACCTTCGCGACGCGTTCTTCTACAACGACACGACCGGCACGGCGGCCGTCGTGGGCGGCATCCCTGGGGGCGTCTCGTACTCGCTCGACGCCGTCGTGCCCGCCCAGCCGTCGACGTCCGAGCTCGATTCGCTCACGCCGGGCCCGGCCTCGGTGCCCACGCCGACCAACGTGCCCGTCGCGCTCAAGACGACGCTGGGCGATTACGTCAACGGTGTCAGCGGCCAGGGCGCGCGTCTGCTCGCAGCGATCAACGGTCTCAAGAAGAACGGCTACGTCAGCCACGGAGTGGGTGAGAACGAGCCGGTGAGTCGATCCGGGCACGGGGCCGATCGCCTCACACAGCTTTTCACCGACCCCCTGATGATCGGCGACGCCGAGCAGTACAGCGCAGCGGCCGCCCTGATGGCCGACCAGCTGGGCTTCCCGGCTCGCGTGGTCCTGGGCTTTTCGGCAGGAACGGAAGCGACGGGCGCAGCCCAGAAGTTCACCGGATCCGACATCACCGCCGTCATCGAGGTCGACACGGCCCAGTTCGGCTGGGTCACGCTCGACCCCAACCCCACGCCGCGAAAGATCCCCGACGTCAAAAAGACCGATCCGAATCAGATCTCGCGGCCGCAATCGGTAGTGCAGCCGCCCCCGCAGGAGGCCGACCCGCCGAACAACCAGACCCAGCCGCAGAGCAAGCAGGACAGCCCCGCCCTCCCGCCCGCCTGGATCGCCGTGGTGCTCGCCATCGTGCGGATCGGTGCCTGGGTGCTGCTCGTCGCCGGCCTCATCATGGCCCCGTTCATCGCGATCGTGGGGGTCAAGGCCCGGCGAAGGCTGCGTCGGCGCCGTTCGCGCGACGCCGGCCGACGGATCACGGGCGGGTGGCAGGAATTCCACGATGCCGTCGTCGACCACGGCATCTCGCCCGGGCCGTCGGCGACCCGAGCCGAGGTCGCGGCGGCCGTCGGCGGGTCGCGCCCGGCCGTGCTCGCGCGTGTCGTCGATCGGTCCGTCTTCGCGCCCGAGAGCGTCGACCCGGCCGACGCCGACCGGGTCTGGAACGCCGTCGGCGAGATGCGCGCTCACCTCGACGCGGGCCTCACCCGGTGGCAGCGATTCCGGGCGCGCGTCTCGACGAAGTCGCTGCGCGGATACCATGGCCCGAAAGCTTCCAAGCGTTAG
- a CDS encoding MoxR family ATPase, with the protein MSMTPEQATWFADIFARLVANVDKVLLGKSFVIKLSFSALLSEGHLLLEDFPGTGKTSLARAIAQTVQARSSRIQFTPDLLPGDITGVSIYDQKTGEFDFHAGPVFANIVLADEINRASPKTQAALLEVMEESRVTVDGVTHPVEAPFMVIATQNPIEQAGTYRLPEAQLDRFVMKASIGYPDHAATLRILEGSATRVHEGSLAPVVEAAVITEMARLARTVHVDPVVADYVARLVEATRNAPEVRLGVSVRGALALVRVAKTYAASNSRHYVTPDDIKLLAEPVLAHRLVLDPEAEFDGVTPSSIIGQLLIEVPPPAERVSA; encoded by the coding sequence TGATCAAGCTGTCGTTCTCGGCGCTGCTCAGCGAGGGCCACCTGCTGCTCGAAGACTTCCCGGGCACCGGCAAGACGAGCCTCGCGCGGGCCATCGCGCAGACGGTTCAGGCGCGCAGCAGCCGGATCCAGTTCACACCCGACCTCCTGCCGGGCGACATCACCGGCGTGAGCATCTACGACCAGAAGACCGGCGAGTTCGACTTCCACGCGGGCCCGGTCTTCGCGAACATCGTCCTCGCCGACGAGATCAACCGTGCGAGCCCCAAGACGCAGGCAGCCCTGCTCGAGGTGATGGAGGAGTCGCGCGTCACCGTCGACGGCGTCACGCACCCGGTCGAAGCGCCGTTCATGGTGATCGCCACGCAGAACCCCATCGAGCAGGCCGGCACCTACCGCCTGCCCGAGGCTCAACTCGACCGCTTCGTCATGAAGGCGTCGATCGGCTATCCCGACCATGCGGCGACCCTCCGCATCCTCGAGGGCTCGGCCACGCGCGTCCACGAGGGTTCGCTGGCGCCGGTCGTCGAGGCGGCCGTCATCACCGAGATGGCGCGTCTCGCTCGCACAGTGCACGTCGACCCGGTCGTCGCCGACTACGTCGCGCGTCTCGTGGAGGCGACCCGCAACGCGCCCGAGGTGCGCCTCGGGGTCAGCGTGCGAGGAGCCCTCGCCCTGGTCCGCGTCGCCAAGACGTACGCCGCATCGAACTCGCGCCACTACGTCACCCCCGACGACATCAAACTGCTCGCCGAACCCGTGCTCGCGCACCGCCTGGTGCTCGACCCCGAGGCCGAGTTCGACGGCGTCACCCCGTCGAGCATCATCGGCCAGCTGCTCATCGAGGTGCCGCCGCCCGCCGAGCGGGTGAGCGCGTGA